A portion of the Tenacibaculum todarodis genome contains these proteins:
- the recN gene encoding DNA repair protein RecN, translating into MLTQLSIQNYALINQLSIDFTKGLSIITGETGAGKSILLGALGLVLGNRADSSTLKDTSKKCVVEAQLAITNYNLQTFFNKVDLDYEANTIIRREILPSGKSRAFVNDTPVTLSVLNELKSKLIDVHSQHQTSELSDSNFQFSVLDTLAKNQTKIASYKRGLVQYNTLQKELLSLLQSQKEANQQYDYNLHLFNEFEEAKLQIDEQQVLEEKLDKLNNIEDIKLNLSESLQIAVNDEVGVQSLLNSIEFSLSKIADFSKEYKELSERISSVKIEFDDIVSELESANENVEFNPNELEKINDRLQLIYNLQKKHAVSSVEELQAIHATLSDKVGQVESAEETINKKQEEINSVAKKLDEVATMISTSRNKSVPKLTKELEVLLADLGMENARFSIKIKETANYFSNGKDELEFLFSANKGGSFGELKKVASGGELSRIMLSVKKVLSQNSKLPTIIFDEIDTGVSGEVSNKIATIMQQMSQNMQVITITHLPQIAAKGTQHYKVYKEEINGVTTTNLKQLSLDERIVEIAEMLSGKDISDSALTHAKELLN; encoded by the coding sequence TTGCTTACACAACTATCCATACAAAATTACGCGTTAATAAATCAGTTAAGTATTGATTTTACAAAAGGATTATCTATAATCACTGGAGAAACTGGTGCAGGTAAATCAATTCTTTTAGGAGCTCTTGGCTTAGTTTTAGGTAACCGAGCAGACTCTTCTACATTAAAAGATACCTCTAAAAAATGTGTTGTAGAAGCACAATTGGCAATAACTAATTATAATTTACAAACTTTTTTTAACAAAGTAGATTTAGATTACGAAGCAAATACAATAATCAGAAGAGAGATTTTACCTTCTGGTAAATCACGTGCATTTGTAAATGATACACCAGTAACTTTATCGGTTTTAAATGAGTTAAAATCTAAATTGATTGATGTGCATTCTCAGCATCAAACATCAGAACTTTCCGATAGTAATTTTCAGTTTTCTGTATTAGACACTTTAGCTAAAAATCAAACAAAAATTGCATCTTATAAACGTGGATTGGTACAATACAATACTTTGCAAAAAGAGTTGTTATCCTTACTGCAATCGCAAAAAGAAGCCAATCAACAATACGATTATAACTTGCATTTGTTTAATGAGTTTGAAGAAGCCAAGCTACAAATAGATGAACAACAAGTATTAGAAGAAAAGTTAGATAAGCTCAATAATATTGAAGATATAAAATTAAATTTATCAGAGTCGCTTCAAATTGCGGTAAATGATGAAGTTGGTGTGCAATCTTTATTAAATTCAATTGAATTCAGTTTAAGCAAAATAGCCGATTTTTCTAAAGAATACAAAGAACTTTCAGAACGAATTTCTTCCGTAAAAATAGAATTTGATGATATAGTTTCTGAATTAGAAAGCGCAAATGAAAACGTTGAATTTAATCCAAATGAATTAGAAAAGATAAACGATAGATTACAATTAATTTATAATCTTCAAAAGAAGCATGCTGTTAGTTCAGTTGAAGAATTACAAGCAATACACGCAACACTTTCAGACAAAGTTGGTCAAGTAGAAAGTGCAGAAGAAACCATTAATAAAAAGCAAGAAGAAATTAATTCAGTAGCAAAAAAGTTAGATGAGGTTGCTACAATGATTTCTACTTCAAGAAATAAATCGGTACCAAAATTAACAAAAGAGTTAGAAGTTTTATTAGCAGATTTAGGTATGGAAAACGCACGTTTTTCAATCAAAATAAAAGAAACAGCTAATTACTTTTCAAACGGAAAAGACGAATTAGAATTTCTGTTTTCAGCAAATAAAGGTGGTAGTTTTGGCGAATTAAAAAAAGTAGCTTCTGGTGGAGAATTATCTCGTATAATGCTTTCAGTAAAAAAAGTATTATCGCAAAACAGCAAGTTGCCAACCATTATTTTTGATGAAATTGATACTGGAGTTTCTGGAGAAGTTTCTAATAAAATAGCAACAATAATGCAGCAAATGAGCCAAAATATGCAAGTAATTACAATTACGCATTTACCGCAAATAGCCGCAAAAGGAACGCAGCATTATAAAGTGTACAAGGAAGAAATAAACGGCGTTACAACTACAAATTTAAAGCAGTTGTCTTTAGACGAACGTATTGTGGAAATTGCAGAAATGCTAAGCGGAAAAGATATTTCAGACAGCGCACTTACACATGCAAAAGAATTATTGAACTAA